The Sorangiineae bacterium MSr11367 genome window below encodes:
- a CDS encoding aldo/keto reductase, which produces MNFGKRTSADEAERIVLRSIERGCTFFDTANLYEGGESERILGRALGHRRHACLIASKVGLDRRDGRPEGLKREAVVQACDESLDRLGTDYIDVYYLHAPDWKTPIESTLEGIQELLEANKIRHFGISNFASWQIMEIKRACDHLGIAHPVMAQQIYNMLIRQLDIEYFKYSRKYPIHTTVYNALAGGLLARDHQKEQVTSGSRFDRNAIYQRRYWTEAMFSYVAELRKIADSEGQSLAAFAYSWLAHRPGVDSILLGPASVEQLDFALDAVEHTPTPAALEKVEALHLAFTGTDATYAR; this is translated from the coding sequence ATGAACTTCGGAAAGCGAACATCGGCCGACGAAGCGGAGCGCATCGTTCTGCGATCCATCGAGCGCGGCTGCACCTTCTTCGACACGGCCAACCTTTACGAGGGGGGCGAGTCCGAGCGCATTTTGGGACGCGCCCTCGGCCATCGCCGGCACGCCTGCCTCATCGCCTCGAAGGTCGGGCTCGATCGACGGGACGGACGGCCCGAGGGACTCAAGCGCGAAGCCGTCGTGCAGGCCTGCGACGAAAGCCTGGACCGACTGGGCACCGATTACATCGACGTCTATTATCTCCACGCCCCCGACTGGAAAACGCCCATCGAGTCCACCTTGGAAGGCATCCAGGAGTTGCTCGAGGCGAACAAAATCCGTCACTTCGGGATATCGAACTTCGCTTCCTGGCAGATCATGGAGATCAAGCGCGCGTGCGATCACTTGGGTATCGCACACCCTGTGATGGCGCAGCAGATCTACAACATGTTGATTCGCCAGTTGGACATCGAATACTTCAAGTACTCGCGCAAATACCCGATACACACCACGGTATACAACGCATTGGCAGGCGGCTTGCTCGCGCGCGATCATCAGAAGGAGCAGGTGACCTCCGGCTCGCGTTTCGACAGGAACGCGATCTACCAGCGCCGCTATTGGACGGAGGCCATGTTTTCCTACGTGGCCGAGCTGCGGAAAATCGCGGATTCGGAAGGGCAATCGCTCGCGGCGTTCGCGTATTCGTGGCTCGCGCATCGACCGGGGGTCGACTCCATTCTGCTCGGGCCGGCGTCCGTGGAGCAACTCGACTTTGCCCTCGACGCCGTCGAGCACACGCCCACGCCCGCGGCCTTGGAGAAGGTGGAGGCGCTGCACCTGGCCTTCACGGGCACCGACGCAACGTATGCCCGCTGA
- a CDS encoding dihydrodipicolinate synthase family protein, with amino-acid sequence MTTPFNADLTVDHGALGEQCRWLADQGVAGVVPLGSLGEGATLTHSEKRQILETCVRAVSDRVAVLPGIFAVSTPEAVALAKHARAVGCRGLMILPPYVYGVDTREIQTHIAAVLSATDLRCIYYNNPTAYRTDLLPEQITVLAHAFPNLEAVRESHSDVARIPALRDLLGDRLEVLAGHDETVVDSIRAGAVGWISGLINVFPAECVALHRYAIAGREASREFETLHEWFRPLMQLGQGPKVIQLAKLMLEKIGRGNARVRPPRLQLEGETLREALAVIDHALATRPHVQEGARFQTLTIGHHYKGEAVGIRM; translated from the coding sequence ATGACCACTCCGTTCAACGCTGACCTGACCGTCGACCACGGCGCCTTGGGAGAGCAGTGCCGCTGGCTCGCCGATCAGGGGGTGGCCGGCGTGGTACCCTTGGGCTCGCTGGGGGAGGGTGCGACGCTGACGCACTCCGAGAAGCGTCAAATCCTGGAAACATGCGTTCGCGCTGTGAGCGACCGCGTGGCCGTGCTCCCGGGCATCTTCGCCGTCAGCACGCCCGAGGCGGTGGCCCTGGCCAAACACGCGCGGGCCGTGGGGTGCCGCGGTTTGATGATCCTGCCGCCCTACGTCTACGGCGTCGACACGCGGGAGATTCAGACGCATATCGCCGCCGTTCTCTCGGCGACCGATCTTCGCTGCATCTATTACAACAATCCCACCGCCTACCGCACGGACCTGTTGCCCGAGCAGATCACCGTGCTCGCACATGCCTTTCCCAACTTGGAAGCGGTTCGGGAATCCCACTCCGACGTTGCGCGCATCCCGGCCTTGCGCGACCTCTTGGGCGATCGGCTCGAGGTGCTCGCGGGGCACGACGAGACGGTCGTGGACTCCATCCGCGCCGGAGCGGTCGGCTGGATCTCTGGCTTGATCAATGTGTTTCCGGCGGAGTGTGTGGCCCTGCACCGCTATGCCATTGCGGGCCGCGAAGCATCGCGTGAATTTGAAACGTTGCATGAATGGTTCCGACCTCTCATGCAACTCGGCCAAGGCCCGAAGGTCATCCAGCTCGCCAAGTTGATGCTCGAGAAAATCGGTCGCGGAAATGCCCGCGTGCGACCACCGCGCCTTCAACTCGAGGGCGAGACTCTGCGCGAGGCGCTCGCCGTCATCGATCATGCGCTCGCCACGCGGCCGCACGTACAAGAAGGAGCGCGCTTCCAAACGCTCACCATCGGCCACCACTACAAAGGTGAGGCGGTCGGCATACGTATGTGA
- a CDS encoding M35 family metallo-endopeptidase: protein MNTNFGRRLGRVIALAALPIVVVLAGCSGADEDGTAPAGEEAQSGPVRAALSAEKLSVGGKEGVNVKVTLTNESAETVRLLKWETIADGLKEPLFVLTHEGQAVEYQGAHYKFRTPIEMDYLTLGPGEAFTGTVDLSQYYDLSASGTYDVQYRSDGIASNHVAVRSESHISPQAARTVLYGGELRTQSAELAAGISYASCNSSQQTGVNTAYGSSKSYADNSVNYFATHTSATARYTTWFGKYSSTRWDKAKDHYSKIQNALYNKNFVFDCSCTDSGTYAYVYPDSPYRVYLCGAFWKAPNIGTDSRAGTIIHESSHFTVLGGTDDHVYGQSGCKNLAVSNPNNAVDNADSHEYFAENTPSQN from the coding sequence ATGAATACGAATTTCGGGCGTCGACTCGGCAGGGTTATCGCATTGGCCGCGCTTCCCATCGTGGTGGTGCTCGCAGGCTGCTCCGGGGCAGACGAAGACGGCACCGCACCGGCGGGCGAAGAAGCGCAATCGGGGCCGGTGCGCGCGGCTCTTTCTGCGGAGAAATTGAGTGTCGGCGGCAAAGAGGGCGTCAATGTGAAGGTCACGTTGACGAATGAGTCGGCAGAGACGGTGCGTCTCTTGAAGTGGGAGACCATCGCCGATGGGTTGAAGGAGCCGCTGTTCGTGCTGACGCATGAGGGGCAGGCGGTGGAGTATCAGGGGGCTCATTACAAGTTCCGGACACCGATCGAAATGGATTACCTGACGCTCGGACCGGGCGAAGCGTTCACCGGTACTGTAGACCTATCTCAATATTACGATTTGTCGGCATCGGGCACGTACGATGTTCAATATCGTTCCGATGGCATCGCGTCGAATCACGTCGCGGTGCGATCGGAGAGCCATATTTCGCCGCAGGCCGCCCGAACGGTGTTGTATGGCGGAGAATTGCGCACACAGTCCGCAGAACTCGCAGCGGGCATCTCGTACGCCTCGTGCAACTCGAGTCAGCAAACTGGCGTTAATACTGCTTATGGGTCTTCCAAGTCTTACGCGGACAACTCGGTCAATTACTTTGCCACCCACACCTCGGCGACGGCCCGCTACACGACGTGGTTCGGCAAGTATTCATCGACCCGTTGGGACAAGGCTAAAGATCACTATTCGAAGATCCAGAACGCGCTCTACAACAAGAACTTCGTCTTCGACTGCTCGTGCACGGACAGCGGTACGTACGCGTACGTCTACCCGGACAGCCCGTATCGGGTTTACCTTTGCGGAGCCTTCTGGAAGGCCCCAAACATAGGTACCGATTCCAGAGCGGGTACGATCATCCATGAATCGAGCCACTTCACGGTATTAGGTGGCACGGACGACCACGTATACGGCCAATCCGGATGCAAAAACCTCGCGGTCAGTAATCCCAACAACGCGGTCGACAACGCAGACAGCCACGAGTACTTCGCGGAGAACACCCCGTCCCAGAACTAG
- a CDS encoding DUF1565 domain-containing protein — protein MRIDAVSSFFGLGFSTSLALAIVGCPPSFVAPCRDVDCEPSQNDGGVEDLAKRRTPLGITSVTIDGNPSRMIRQGFGGAPSNGTTTVRLIGDQLDTVTGISVGDGPNALPGAILSKTSTELAFTVAVRHGAPIGRQPVVATAPYDSAKFTDAIEITAITAAPVGSDALDVALDSTGTHEHPLRSMTRAITLAEAGDTVFLKNGTYDMVHGETFAKPTKHQVIPNVPPDIIIKGESTNGTLLQGPPATDCTNFENAFVALATAEKARIETLGISDFCWVGIHTERDVMVKSVAIRRVGTGVSAGANVTLDSMDIAESNDGIHLKNRAGTVIISNSHVHHNGTGIQGAADAALVITSSEIDHNGLSNEIDFNGGLVVAGPTTVEDVKFSENQPFGVNITDLGATGPLVISKSSFSANLSAGIFVGGTARVSVRHSSFDRDSKAIYVTSDSIIDLGTQDNLGENSFTICSMCDGIFDARPATVERLSPISLTGNNWSDGEPPHGCSDVDHPKTVHPPRQWHIEHPGACSSKGNVIIN, from the coding sequence ATGCGCATCGACGCCGTTTCTTCCTTCTTCGGCCTGGGATTTTCGACCTCCTTAGCCTTAGCTATCGTGGGCTGCCCGCCCTCCTTTGTCGCCCCATGCCGAGACGTCGACTGTGAACCGTCCCAAAACGACGGTGGAGTCGAAGATTTGGCCAAACGGCGCACTCCACTCGGCATCACGAGCGTGACCATCGATGGGAATCCATCGAGAATGATACGGCAAGGTTTTGGCGGCGCACCAAGCAACGGCACGACGACGGTGCGGCTCATCGGAGATCAGTTGGACACTGTCACCGGAATATCGGTCGGCGATGGTCCGAACGCCCTGCCAGGAGCGATCCTTTCGAAGACGTCGACAGAACTCGCGTTCACTGTCGCCGTTCGACATGGCGCGCCCATTGGACGCCAACCCGTGGTGGCAACGGCACCGTATGATTCGGCTAAGTTTACCGATGCGATCGAGATCACGGCCATTACCGCCGCGCCGGTAGGCAGTGATGCACTCGACGTCGCGTTGGACTCGACAGGAACGCACGAGCACCCGTTGCGATCGATGACCAGAGCGATCACGCTCGCTGAGGCGGGTGACACTGTGTTTCTCAAGAACGGTACTTACGACATGGTGCACGGTGAGACGTTTGCGAAGCCTACGAAGCACCAGGTTATCCCGAATGTGCCGCCGGATATTATCATCAAAGGCGAGAGCACCAACGGTACGCTACTCCAGGGTCCGCCGGCCACGGATTGCACCAACTTCGAGAATGCATTCGTCGCCTTGGCAACCGCCGAAAAGGCACGGATCGAAACACTAGGAATTTCGGATTTTTGCTGGGTCGGAATCCATACGGAAAGAGATGTGATGGTCAAGTCCGTCGCGATACGGCGCGTCGGGACCGGGGTCAGTGCGGGCGCGAACGTTACACTCGATTCGATGGACATCGCTGAATCGAATGACGGCATCCATCTAAAAAATCGAGCCGGAACAGTCATCATATCCAATAGCCATGTACATCATAATGGAACCGGCATTCAGGGAGCGGCCGATGCGGCCCTAGTCATAACGTCATCGGAAATTGACCATAATGGTCTCAGCAATGAAATTGACTTCAATGGCGGGCTCGTCGTGGCCGGCCCCACCACGGTCGAGGATGTCAAATTTAGCGAAAACCAGCCTTTCGGAGTGAACATTACGGACCTCGGAGCGACTGGCCCGCTAGTCATTTCAAAGAGCTCATTTTCGGCGAATCTTTCTGCAGGAATCTTCGTGGGCGGTACCGCCCGCGTAAGCGTTCGTCACTCATCCTTCGATCGAGATTCAAAAGCGATCTACGTGACCAGTGATTCCATCATCGATCTCGGAACACAGGACAATCTCGGCGAAAATAGCTTTACGATCTGCTCAATGTGCGACGGCATCTTCGATGCTCGCCCCGCAACCGTCGAAAGATTGAGCCCCATCTCATTGACCGGAAATAACTGGTCGGACGGAGAGCCCCCGCACGGGTGCTCGGACGTCGACCACCCGAAGACTGTGCATCCCCCTCGACAGTGGCACATCGAACATCCAGGCGCCTGCTCGTCCAAGGGCAATGTGATCATTAACTGA